The stretch of DNA AAATCTCTAATCCGCTGATTCAGAAATTAATTATAAGTAACAATTTTCGTTTTACATTGTTAAAGTTTGCAGCAATTTTTTTTACCATTGGGTTTATTATTCAAATTTTTTTAGTCATTATAAGTTAATAGTAGATGTCAAACGCGTTACTTATTCCACAAGAAAAATTAGGAAAGAAAGGGTTATTATTTTTAATTTTTCTTTTAAATATGACTGGGCCAATATCAACTGATATGTACTTGGCTGCATTTCCAACACTTCTAAAAGAGTTTGATACAACATCATCAATGTTAAACTTTACTTTGGTAGGATTTTTTATCAGCTTTGCGATCGGAATGCTTTTCATAGGACCTTTGAGTGATAAAATTGGTCGAAAACCCGTATTATTGAGTGGGATTATAGTTTATGGATTATCCTCTTTATTTTGCTCGTTTGCAACATCTGTCGAAATGATGATAATCTTTAGAATAACGCAAGCTATTGGAGCGGGTGGGATGATATCTGTTTCGACGGCAATGATTAAGGATACATTTTCGGATGAAGAACGACCTAAAATCATTGCCTTACTACAAATGTTAGGAGTTTTTGCTCCAACAATTGCTCCATTAATTGGTGCACAAATTATCAAACATTTTTCGTGGCAAGTAACGTTCGACGTATTGGTCGCTTTGTCTATCCTTTCGTTTACAATAAGTTTATTTGTGACCGAAACGCTACTTCCTGAAAAACGATTAGCCGGTAATATTTTCCAAAGTATTTTATCATTAGGTGATATTTTAAAAAACAAACCTTTTATGACCTTTTTGGTTGCGATGGGTGGAACTGCAATTATCTATATGGCATTTCTAGCCGTAAGTTCTTATATCTATATTGAATGGTTTAAACTGTCCGAAACAGAATACAGTTTTTTCTTTGCTGCTAATTCTTTATTATTAATTGTGTATTGTCTACCTGAAAGTAAGAAATCGATTCACTTCTGCTCAGATTATTCAATTTACATTTGCGCTGTTGGTCTTAGCAGGATTCTTAATCATATTCGTTGGGAAATATTCGCCTTATTTATTTTTACTAACTTTTTTCCCAGTTACTTTTAGTAATAGTTTTTTAAGAGCCTTTGCTTCTAATATTTTATTGGGACAGAAAGAAATGAATTCGGGAGGAGCAGCATCCATTATTAATTTTTCAAATACTGCATTGGGATCATTAGGTATGATGATTGGTGCTATCGGATGGTCGAATTATGTAGAGGGGCTTGGATATACTGCGTTAATTGCCATGATGATAAGCATTTCGTGTTGGGTAGTTTTTGTGAAAAAAGGCTACAAATTGCATGGGATATGATGCCTTAAATTCTTTACCATCTTACGGGTATAGCATAGTTATTTCGTTTTAAAGCATAAATATATTCAATCGGTTTCTGTAGAAATTTAATGAAATCGTCGTATTTTTGCGGTCATTTTGTCGTAATAAAATAAGAATGATTAAAATTTATCCGTTAAGAGAAGTACAATATCAAGTGAATAAATCCAAAGAATTTAATCTTGTTGAAAACATAGACTTAGTTGATGAAACCAATGGCTATGTCTTAACGGTTCGTCCCTTTTTAATTCATTATAATGATGAATTAATTTTAATAGATGCTGGTTTTGGATTACATCAAGACGGACGATCGGCTTTGGTTGATCGTATCGAAGATATAGGATTTTATCCATCAGCCATAACTCGCATTTTAGTTTCACATTTACATAAAGATCATGTGGGTGGATTAGGTCAAATGAGCAATGGAAAATTAACGACATATTTTCCTAATGCTAAAATTTATATCCACGAAGAAGAAATGATTTATACAATGGCGTTGGATGGACATACGTCGTATAATTATGATATCATCAAAGGATTACAATATCATCCTCAAGTAGTGTATATACGAGAGGAAGCAGGAGAAATTATTCCTGGTGTTCGATTTGAGAAAGTAGGAGGTCATGTTCCGCATCAAATGGTTTTCTGGATTACAGACGAAGAGGACATCGTTTTCTATGGTGCTGATAATCTTCCACAGTTAAGCTATCTGAAATATGATATGGCATTTAAAAATGATGTAGATGGTAAAGTAGCACAAGAATGTCGCCGTGTGTGGGTGGATCAAATGAACCAAGAACATTGGACAGTTTTATTCTATCACGGTAAACGTACAGCAATTAAAAATTTTTAACAACTATATAAGGAGCTCTAAATTGATTTAGAGCTTTTTTTATAGGTTTTATTTAAGACGAAATTGATTCAAATTTAACGTTTACCACGACATAGGTTGACTTCATTGCTGTTTATTTTTGCTTCGCAAACAGTTGATATGATGAATTTTGATCGTGTAAGTGAAAAACTGAATATTCTGGCAGATGCTGCGAAGTATGATGTGTCTTGTTCTTCAAGCGGAGGAAGCCGAAAAAATACAAACAAAGGGTTAGGAGATTCAAAAGCATCAGGTATTTGTCATACCTATACAGAAGATGGTCGATGTGTATCCTTGCTTAAAATTCTTTTAACCAACCATTGCATTTACGATTGTGCTTTTTGTGTATCTCGTAAAAGTAATGATGTTCAACGTGCCGCATTTACTGTTGATGAGGTGGTTGATCTTACCATTAATTTTTACCGCAGAAATTATATTGAAGGATTATTTTTGAGTTCTGGAATCTTTAAAAACGCTGATTTTACGATGGAGCGTTTGGTTCGTATTGCAAAGAAACTTCGTTTAGAACATCGTTTCAACGGCTATATCCATCTTAAAACCATTCCAGGTGCTTCAGAAGAATTATTGACCGAAGCAGGTTTATATGCCGATCGTATGTCGATTAATTTAGAGATGCCTACAGAAGCCGGTTTAAAATTAGTGGCACCAGATAAATCACATGAAGATGTGAAAAAGCCATTGAATTTTGTAAATCATAAAATGATTCAGTTCAAGGACGAGAAAAAGTTAATCAAATCGGTTCCAAAATTTGTACCTGCAGGTCAATCAACTCAAATGGTCATTGGGGCAACACCCGAAAATGATTTTCAAATCATGTCTACAGCTCATCAGTACTACAAAGATTTTAATTTAAAGCGGGTGTATTATTCTGGATTTATTCCTATTAATCACAACGATCAATTGCTGCCTTCGATTGGGACACAACCTCCTTTGTTGCGCGAAAATAGATTGTACCAAACGGATTGGTTGATGCGTTTTTATCAATTTGATGTGCATGAGATTTTAAATGAATCTAATCCTCATTTGGATACCGATATCGACCCTAAATTGAGTTATGCATTACGCAATTTAGACCAATTTCCGATTGATATCAATACGGCGGATTATCATCAAATTTTAAGAATTCCAGGCGTAGGGGTGAAGTCGGCGAAGAAAATTGTAGCAGCACGTCGTTTTGGAAAGATTAGAACGTATCAATTAAAAAGCTTAGGGATTGCGTACAATCGTGCCCGATATTTTATGCGCTGCGAGGATGATCAATACCAACGATTAGAACTTTTACCTACTCAAATCAAAAGTCGAATTTTAGGGAACTCCCAAAGTAAATACTTGAAAACAAATCCGAATCAATTGCAATTATTTGTGTAATGGAAAATTATGTGTTCGATGGATCTTTAGACGGTTTATTAACGTTGATTTTCGATTTTTATAACCGAAAGCCAGGTCAAATTAAAGTTTGGTCTGAACGCGATTTTATGCCTTCAATGTTCGATACGACATACGAAGTGGTAACAGATGAAGAAAAAGCCAATCGTGTCCGAAAAAAAATGAAATCCAAATTATCGAAACAAGGTTGGCGAAATTTATATTCTACCTATTTATCAGAACAAGCAGAAGCCTATCAGCATATTTTCGAATTTGCCCGATATGTAATTGATTCCCCTGTAGAGGTGGAAACAAATTTTGGGAACGAACATGTTTTGTATTTGGCTCAAATGGAACGTAAAGTAAACCGCGAAAAACACCATTTCGAAGCATTTATCCGTTTTGAAGCATTACCTGATGGTACTTTTTATTCAGCGGTTGAACCCAAGTATCATGTATTGCCTTTGCTTTTAAACCATTTTAAAAATCGATATGCCGATCAAGATTGGATCATTTACGATTTGGTTCGTAAAACAGGTTTGCTTTATTCAAAAGTAGAGGAGAAGGTCATGCCGATACATTTGGAATTTGCACCCAAACAGAATCATTCGATTGTCAAATCTTTTGAACCAACAGAAGAGCAATACCAACATTTATGGAAAGGGTATTTTAAATCGGCTAATATTCCAGCCCGTAAAAATACCAAATTACACGTTCAATTGTTGCCTAAACGCTTTTGGAAATACCTAACGGAAAAAGAAATTTAATTTTTTTTAAAATTTATTTTATTGAGGGTGTTTAAGTTAACATAAACTTTAGAAAAAAGTTTGCAAAACACTTGCAAAACCCGATAAAATGGGCTTATATTTGAACCACAATTAACGCAATAGGCCGCGTTAAACAACTGGAGAGTTGGCAGAGTGGTCGAATGCGGCAGTCTTGAAAACTGTTGAGGGTCACACCTCCGGGGGTTCGAATCCCTCACTCTCCGCTAAAAGCCTTGAAGTTTTACTTCGAGGCTTTTTTATTTTCTATTATTCACAAAAAGTTATAGGCAATCCCTTCGCATCTATAACAAAATAAAAAAACATTACAATAAACAACCTCACCAAGTCATTACTTGGAAGGAATTGGAGGAGTATTTGGGGATAAAAAACATTTAAAATATCAGTAACATAGAAATACGATAACATAGATTTTTTTTTATTTGTGAATAAAAAAAAAATCTAATAAAGGTATATTTTTTAATGTAGATATTGGATTTGATAGCTTTGATTTTAGAAATTTATTAAAGATAAATAGTCTCATTTTGATGATGAATTATACAAAAGAATATTCAAAATAAAAAAATGCAACTGTATGGATTCAAATCATTACTTTTCAGATTTGCAACTTCGGCTATAAATTGGAAAATCTACATTATATAACTTTTGTGGTATTACTCATTAGGAAATATAAGTTTATATAACTTCGATATAATATATGTAGTTTTATTATAATTTTGTTTTTTTAATCAATTAGAATGTCAAATTTTAAAAATATACGTTTTATTGATCAAAAAACAATTTTTGATTATATCCCTTTGGGACATCCACATCGTCCTATCACACCAGCAATATTATTTGTAATAAAAGGATCTGTGCAACTTAAAGAAAAAATTATTATTCATCATATGATTGAAAATACAATCATATTTATAGATCATAATCATATTTATGAAATTATAGAAGTAAGTGATGATTTAGAAATAATTTTACTTGGTTATCATTCTTATTATATAAATAGGATAAGCTTAAAGTTGAATAAAATTAAAGTATATCAGGGTCTTAAAAATCAATTAAAAAGAAAATTTATAATAGATTCTCAGCAAATGAATATTTTAATTGATAATATTAAAAAGATTGAGATTTATCAAAAATTAGATAATTATTTAACTTATATAGACGATATCATTGAGCACTATTTTATAATTATTCTTTTTCACATAACAAGCATTGTAGAGGAAGATATAAATAAACAATACGCAGAGATGACTCGACAACAAAAAATAGTAAATGATTTTATTTATTTAGTTTCAGAAAATTATCTTGAAGAAAAAGATATTAAATATTATGCTATAAAATTAAGTATAACCGTTCGATATATGAGTTCTGTTATCAAAAGTGAAACAGGGAAAACACCCCAACAATTTATGAATGAATTTATTTTAAATGAAGCTAAAGCACTATTAGCTAGTACAAACAAAAATATAAAAGAAATTGCTTATTTATTAAAATTTAGTGACCAGTTTTCATTTTCACATTTCTTTAAAAGACATCAAAAAATAAGTCCTTCAGATTATAGAAGAATATATTTAAAATAAATAATACTTTTAAACATATAAATACGATTAATAATACATGGATTGGAGCATATACTTAAATTAATTTTGTAGCTCTAATTTGTTAAAATGTATTATTTAAAAAGATTATTTTTTCTATTTTTTCTTTTGGAAATCAGTCCTAAATTACTAGGACAACAAGTTATTACTATAACGATAGATGAGGCATTACAGTTAGCAATTAAAAATCATGCACAATTAAAAGTAACAAAACAACAAGTTATAATTAATGAGCAAGAAAAAGAAATTACAAAGCTGAATCAATTACCTATAATTAATACTTCTATTAAAGCTAGTTATTTGGGAGATGTTGATTTATTTGATGGTACTTTTTCTAAAGTAATGACGCAAGAAATACCTCATTTTGGGAATAGTCTAGAAATACAAGCTTCCCAACTTATATATAAAGGAGGTATAGTGAAAAATAGTATTGAAGCCCAGGAACTTAAAATTGATTTAACGAAATTAAGCTTAGAAAATGATGAGCAAACCATAAAAAAAACAGTTTTAGATTACTTCTTAAATAATTTAAGATTAGAAAATCAAATTAAAATTTTTAATAATAATATAGAGCTAGCAAATCAAAGGTTAGCTAATGTTACACAATTTTATAATCAAGGAATTACAACTCGTAATGAAGTCTTAAGAGCTGAATTATTAGTTAAAAATCTGGAACAAACTTTACTTTCTTTAAAAAATAATAAAGCAATTATTGATTATAATTTGTCTATTCTTTTAAATTTTCCAAAAGAATCTATCTTTACTTTAGATACATCAAATCAAGAATGGGATCTTTTAAAAGAAAAAGATTATTACATAAAAATGGCTTTTTTAAAGCATCCATCTCTTTTAAAATTAGAAAAACAATTACTTCTATCAGATAAACAAATAGAAATAATAAAATCAGAGAAATATCCTACTATAGCTTTATTTGCTGGTTTTAATTCTCAACGTCCTATAACTACTCGTGTACCTGCACTTGATTTATATGCTAATGCATGGCAAACAGGTATTTCTATTTCTTATAATATCGATAACCTTTATAAAACAAAGGAGAAACAACAATTAGGTGTGTTTCAAAAGCAACAATTAGAATATACAAATACTGTTCTTACTCAAAATATAGAAATGTCTGTTAATTCTGCTTATCTAAAATATTTTGAGGCAATAAAACAAGCTGAAATTATATACAGTAGTTTGAAATTAGCTGAAGAGAATTATAAGATTTCAC from Faecalibacter sp. LW9 encodes:
- a CDS encoding putative DNA modification/repair radical SAM protein, which encodes MNFDRVSEKLNILADAAKYDVSCSSSGGSRKNTNKGLGDSKASGICHTYTEDGRCVSLLKILLTNHCIYDCAFCVSRKSNDVQRAAFTVDEVVDLTINFYRRNYIEGLFLSSGIFKNADFTMERLVRIAKKLRLEHRFNGYIHLKTIPGASEELLTEAGLYADRMSINLEMPTEAGLKLVAPDKSHEDVKKPLNFVNHKMIQFKDEKKLIKSVPKFVPAGQSTQMVIGATPENDFQIMSTAHQYYKDFNLKRVYYSGFIPINHNDQLLPSIGTQPPLLRENRLYQTDWLMRFYQFDVHEILNESNPHLDTDIDPKLSYALRNLDQFPIDINTADYHQILRIPGVGVKSAKKIVAARRFGKIRTYQLKSLGIAYNRARYFMRCEDDQYQRLELLPTQIKSRILGNSQSKYLKTNPNQLQLFV
- a CDS encoding MBL fold metallo-hydrolase, yielding MIKIYPLREVQYQVNKSKEFNLVENIDLVDETNGYVLTVRPFLIHYNDELILIDAGFGLHQDGRSALVDRIEDIGFYPSAITRILVSHLHKDHVGGLGQMSNGKLTTYFPNAKIYIHEEEMIYTMALDGHTSYNYDIIKGLQYHPQVVYIREEAGEIIPGVRFEKVGGHVPHQMVFWITDEEDIVFYGADNLPQLSYLKYDMAFKNDVDGKVAQECRRVWVDQMNQEHWTVLFYHGKRTAIKNF
- a CDS encoding TIGR03915 family putative DNA repair protein, whose amino-acid sequence is MENYVFDGSLDGLLTLIFDFYNRKPGQIKVWSERDFMPSMFDTTYEVVTDEEKANRVRKKMKSKLSKQGWRNLYSTYLSEQAEAYQHIFEFARYVIDSPVEVETNFGNEHVLYLAQMERKVNREKHHFEAFIRFEALPDGTFYSAVEPKYHVLPLLLNHFKNRYADQDWIIYDLVRKTGLLYSKVEEKVMPIHLEFAPKQNHSIVKSFEPTEEQYQHLWKGYFKSANIPARKNTKLHVQLLPKRFWKYLTEKEI
- a CDS encoding TolC family protein, with product MYYLKRLFFLFFLLEISPKLLGQQVITITIDEALQLAIKNHAQLKVTKQQVIINEQEKEITKLNQLPIINTSIKASYLGDVDLFDGTFSKVMTQEIPHFGNSLEIQASQLIYKGGIVKNSIEAQELKIDLTKLSLENDEQTIKKTVLDYFLNNLRLENQIKIFNNNIELANQRLANVTQFYNQGITTRNEVLRAELLVKNLEQTLLSLKNNKAIIDYNLSILLNFPKESIFTLDTSNQEWDLLKEKDYYIKMAFLKHPSLLKLEKQLLLSDKQIEIIKSEKYPTIALFAGFNSQRPITTRVPALDLYANAWQTGISISYNIDNLYKTKEKQQLGVFQKQQLEYTNTVLTQNIEMSVNSAYLKYFEAIKQAEIIYSSLKLAEENYKISLAKFLNQLIIQTEMIDASNTKLEIELSLNNAEINIISQYYNLIYTTGTL
- a CDS encoding helix-turn-helix domain-containing protein; this translates as MSNFKNIRFIDQKTIFDYIPLGHPHRPITPAILFVIKGSVQLKEKIIIHHMIENTIIFIDHNHIYEIIEVSDDLEIILLGYHSYYINRISLKLNKIKVYQGLKNQLKRKFIIDSQQMNILIDNIKKIEIYQKLDNYLTYIDDIIEHYFIIILFHITSIVEEDINKQYAEMTRQQKIVNDFIYLVSENYLEEKDIKYYAIKLSITVRYMSSVIKSETGKTPQQFMNEFILNEAKALLASTNKNIKEIAYLLKFSDQFSFSHFFKRHQKISPSDYRRIYLK
- a CDS encoding Bcr/CflA family efflux MFS transporter: MSNALLIPQEKLGKKGLLFLIFLLNMTGPISTDMYLAAFPTLLKEFDTTSSMLNFTLVGFFISFAIGMLFIGPLSDKIGRKPVLLSGIIVYGLSSLFCSFATSVEMMIIFRITQAIGAGGMISVSTAMIKDTFSDEERPKIIALLQMLGVFAPTIAPLIGAQIIKHFSWQVTFDVLVALSILSFTISLFVTETLLPEKRLAGNIFQSILSLGDILKNKPFMTFLVAMGGTAIIYMAFLAVSSYIYIEWFKLSETEYSFFFAANSLLLIVYCLPESKKSIHFCSDYSIYICAVGLSRILNHIRWEIFALFIFTNFFPSYF